The following are encoded in a window of Alphaproteobacteria bacterium genomic DNA:
- a CDS encoding acetyl/propionyl/methylcrotonyl-CoA carboxylase subunit alpha, whose translation MFKKILIANRGEIACRVIKTAKRMGIATVAVYSDADARAPHVKMADESVRLGPPPASESYLNAELIIDACKTTGAEAVHPGYGFLSERASFVEALEAAGIAFIGPPANAIAAMGDKIESKKLAKQAGVNVVPGYLGEIADTDEAVRIAGEIGYPVMMKASAGGGGKGMRLAYSEKDVREGFEATKREGLASFGDDRVFIEKFIEEPRHIEIQVLGDQHGNIVYLGERECSVQRRHQKVVEEAPSPFVTPKMRERMGEQAVALARAVGYFSAGTVELIVSGADETGEGFYFLEMNTRLQVEHPVTEEVAGLDLVEQMIRVAAGEKLSFAQKDVKLDGWSVETRVYAEDPYRGFLPSTGRLVRYQAPAESEDVRARYSVRVERSRDTQSSEAETLREEASASLGSPPRLRSGRTGEEAANSPLTRVDDGVYEGGEVSMFYDPMIAKLVTWAPSREEAIDRQIEALDAFQIEGIGHNVDFLSALMQHPRFRSGQLTTGFIAEEYPKGFHGAPADDALLEDLAVVAALIATERDFQSCATSGQLSGTAMPPEVRIVSLGGRDFPIRFDGFEGGLIAYVGDGEGRELIGHWRPGQHLFKGTIDGRARTVQIARKGRQWRLTTRGAAHLADVLPEHVALLSRHMIEKVPPDLSRYLICPMPGLLTALNVGEGDRVEAGQPLAVVEAMKMENILRAEKAGTVKSVNAKPGDSLAVDAVILEFA comes from the coding sequence ATGTTCAAGAAAATCCTGATCGCGAACCGGGGCGAGATCGCCTGCCGGGTCATCAAGACGGCGAAGCGGATGGGGATCGCCACTGTCGCGGTCTATTCCGACGCCGACGCGCGCGCCCCGCACGTGAAGATGGCCGACGAGAGCGTCCGGCTCGGCCCGCCGCCGGCGTCCGAATCCTACTTGAACGCCGAGCTGATCATCGACGCCTGCAAGACGACCGGCGCGGAGGCGGTCCATCCGGGCTACGGCTTCCTTTCGGAGCGGGCCAGCTTCGTCGAGGCGCTCGAGGCGGCCGGGATCGCCTTCATCGGCCCGCCGGCGAACGCGATCGCCGCTATGGGCGACAAGATCGAATCCAAGAAGCTGGCCAAACAGGCCGGCGTCAACGTCGTCCCCGGCTATCTCGGCGAGATCGCCGATACCGACGAGGCGGTTCGGATCGCCGGCGAGATCGGCTATCCGGTAATGATGAAGGCCTCGGCCGGCGGCGGCGGCAAGGGCATGCGCCTCGCTTATTCCGAGAAGGATGTGCGCGAAGGCTTCGAGGCGACGAAGCGCGAGGGCCTGGCAAGCTTCGGCGACGACCGCGTGTTCATCGAGAAGTTCATCGAAGAGCCGCGCCACATCGAGATCCAGGTACTCGGCGACCAGCACGGCAACATCGTCTATCTGGGCGAGCGCGAATGCTCGGTCCAGCGCCGCCACCAGAAGGTGGTCGAGGAGGCGCCCTCCCCCTTCGTCACGCCGAAGATGCGCGAACGCATGGGCGAGCAGGCGGTCGCCCTGGCGCGGGCCGTCGGCTATTTCAGCGCCGGCACGGTCGAGCTGATCGTCTCCGGCGCCGACGAGACCGGAGAGGGCTTCTACTTCCTCGAGATGAACACCCGGCTCCAGGTCGAGCATCCGGTGACCGAGGAGGTGGCCGGGCTGGACCTTGTCGAGCAGATGATCCGGGTGGCGGCCGGCGAGAAGCTCTCCTTCGCCCAGAAGGACGTGAAGCTGGACGGCTGGTCGGTCGAGACGCGGGTCTATGCCGAGGACCCCTATCGCGGATTCCTTCCGAGCACCGGGCGGCTGGTGCGCTACCAAGCGCCCGCGGAGAGTGAGGACGTTCGCGCCCGTTACTCCGTTCGTGTCGAGCGAAGTCGAGACACCCAGTCGAGCGAAGCCGAGACCTTAAGGGAAGAAGCCTCGGCTTCGCTCGGCAGCCCCCCTCGACTTCGCTCGGGGCGAACGGGTGAAGAGGCTGCGAATAGCCCCCTCACCCGCGTCGACGACGGGGTCTATGAGGGCGGCGAGGTCAGCATGTTCTACGACCCGATGATCGCCAAGCTCGTCACCTGGGCACCGAGCCGGGAGGAGGCGATCGACCGGCAAATAGAGGCGCTCGACGCGTTCCAGATCGAGGGCATCGGTCACAATGTCGATTTTCTCTCCGCGCTGATGCAGCACCCGCGCTTCCGCTCAGGCCAGCTCACCACCGGCTTCATCGCCGAGGAATATCCCAAAGGCTTCCACGGCGCGCCCGCCGACGACGCGCTTCTGGAGGACCTGGCGGTGGTCGCCGCCCTGATCGCGACGGAGAGAGATTTTCAGTCCTGCGCGACGAGCGGCCAGTTGAGCGGCACTGCCATGCCGCCCGAAGTTCGCATCGTCAGTCTAGGCGGGCGAGACTTTCCGATCCGGTTCGACGGCTTCGAGGGCGGGCTTATCGCCTATGTCGGGGACGGCGAGGGGCGCGAGCTAATCGGCCACTGGAGGCCTGGGCAGCACCTCTTCAAGGGCACGATCGACGGGCGGGCGCGCACGGTCCAGATCGCACGCAAGGGGCGCCAGTGGCGGCTGACGACGCGCGGCGCCGCGCACCTCGCCGACGTCCTTCCTGAGCATGTCGCCTTGCTCTCGCGGCACATGATCGAGAAGGTGCCGCCCGACCTTTCCAGATATCTGATCTGCCCAATGCCGGGCCTGCTCACCGCGCTCAATGTCGGCGAGGGCGACCGGGTCGAAGCCGGCCAGCCGCTCGCCGTGGTCGAGGCGATGAAGATGGAGAACATCCTTCGCGCGGAGAAAGCAGGAACGGTGAAATCGGTCAACGCGAAGCCCGGAGACAGCCTTGCGGTCGATGCGGTAATCCTTGAATTCGCCTAG
- a CDS encoding DUF1311 domain-containing protein, whose product MIVLALALVAQPLTAEDCRDPQTQVEMNACAARDFEIADRELNIAYREAIAGARADDAELDRQADTRPTSEAVLREAQRAWVTFRDAHCTLQGYQEARGGSMEPMSYNSCRAGLTRARTAQLRGDASAAQ is encoded by the coding sequence GCGCTGGTCGCGCAGCCGCTGACCGCCGAGGATTGCCGCGACCCGCAAACGCAGGTGGAGATGAACGCCTGCGCCGCGCGCGATTTCGAGATTGCGGACCGCGAACTCAACATCGCCTATCGCGAGGCGATCGCCGGAGCCCGCGCCGACGACGCCGAGCTCGACCGCCAGGCCGATACCCGCCCGACCAGCGAGGCGGTGCTGCGCGAAGCCCAGCGCGCCTGGGTGACCTTCCGCGACGCCCATTGCACGCTCCAGGGCTATCAGGAGGCTCGCGGCGGAAGCATGGAGCCCATGTCCTACAATAGCTGCCGCGCCGGGCTCACGCGGGCGCGCACGGCGCAGTTGCGCGGCGACGCGTCAGCGGCTCAATAG